From one Syngnathoides biaculeatus isolate LvHL_M chromosome 12, ASM1980259v1, whole genome shotgun sequence genomic stretch:
- the sfr1 gene encoding swi5-dependent recombination DNA repair protein 1 homolog, producing MEVTPKNDASKSAYRSPSSPWESRNETPHQKLSDSLKARLKRTRRAFTSPFSVAKRLCVDVEDGQRIPSDSRTTDDDDDDDKNPPLISLPADVNAQEAGPGSEKFSGTVPGPAHTHGENVAQRRERLSREVKDKTETLRRLRMVKMYRIKNDLAQLQTLIDKWRRCAQNALYELQSEVPVLGRKASLSELVDLFGLDEKILHFDRTEDDFAS from the exons ATGGAGGTGACGCCGAAGAACGACGCGTCGAAATCGGCGTACCGTTCACCGTCCAGTCCGTGGGAGTCCAGAAATGAGACG CCCCACCAGAAGCTGAGCGACTCCCTGAAGGCGCGTCTGAAGAGAACGCGGCGTGCCTTCACCTCGCCCTTCTCCGTGGCCAAGCGCCTCTGCGTGGACGTGGAGGACGGCCAACGAATTCCGTCGGATTCCCGGACgacggatgatgatgatgatgatgataaaaatcCTCCGCTTATCAGTCTGCCAGCCGACGTGAACGCTCAGGAAGCCGGACCTGGGAGTGAAAAGTTTTCCGGGACAGTTCCCGGACCGGCGCACACTCACGGTGAAAACGTCGCACAAAGACGGGAGCGGCTCAGTAGGGAGGTCAAGGACAAGACTGAGACGCTACGTCGACTTAGAATGGTTAAGATGTACAGGATCAAG AACGACCTGGCGCAGCTTCAAACCTTGATCGACAAGTGGCGGCGCTGCGCTCAGAACGCGTTGTACGAGCTCCAGTCGGAAGTCCCGGTGCTTGGACGCAAGGCCAGCCTGTCGGAACTCGTCGATCTCTTCGGTCTGGATGAGAAAATTCTGCACTTTGACCGCACGGAGGACGACTTTGCTTCCTGA